A single region of the Chryseobacterium culicis genome encodes:
- a CDS encoding helix-turn-helix domain-containing protein, whose translation MKQPVRFNSISDFHAFCGLPNPEHPLISVIDYSKVRYIVENEELKWIQCFYSIGLKKNVTPKFNYGQQQYDFDSGVLCFVSPQQYLSLEINPDIEVEPTGFLLLIHPDFLWNTSLTRKIKSYDFFSYQVKEALFLSDKEEKILVEIFKNIEREYQSNTDKFTQELIIAQIELLLVYSDRFYERQFFTRKKSSHELLYKFEDLLSQYFENGNLLENGIPSVKTIAEQMNISPNYLGTLLRLHTQQNTQQHIQNRLIDSAKERLSTTNLSVSEIAYELGFEHPQSFSKLFKQKTNQSPGEFRKLFN comes from the coding sequence ATGAAACAACCCGTTCGTTTTAATTCTATATCAGATTTTCATGCTTTCTGTGGGCTTCCTAATCCTGAGCATCCGTTGATCAGTGTGATAGATTACAGCAAGGTTCGTTATATCGTTGAAAATGAAGAACTGAAGTGGATTCAGTGTTTTTATTCAATTGGTTTGAAAAAGAATGTCACTCCAAAATTCAATTATGGGCAACAGCAATATGATTTTGATTCAGGAGTGTTGTGTTTTGTTTCGCCACAGCAATATTTAAGTCTTGAAATCAATCCAGATATTGAAGTAGAACCCACCGGATTTTTATTGCTGATTCATCCTGATTTTCTGTGGAATACTTCGTTAACCAGAAAAATAAAATCATATGACTTCTTCAGTTATCAGGTAAAAGAGGCACTTTTCCTTTCTGATAAGGAAGAGAAAATCCTTGTAGAGATTTTTAAAAATATTGAACGGGAATATCAGTCCAATACGGATAAATTTACCCAGGAATTGATTATCGCCCAGATTGAATTATTGCTGGTTTACTCTGACCGTTTTTATGAACGTCAATTTTTCACCAGAAAAAAATCAAGTCATGAATTGTTGTATAAATTCGAAGACCTCCTTTCTCAATATTTTGAAAACGGAAACCTCCTTGAAAATGGTATTCCATCGGTAAAAACCATTGCCGAACAAATGAATATTTCTCCCAATTATCTGGGAACACTGCTCCGTTTGCATACGCAGCAAAATACCCAGCAGCATATTCAGAATAGATTAATTGATTCCGCCAAAGAGCGTTTGAGTACCACAAATTTATCGGTAAGTGAAATTGCCTATGAACTGGGATTTGAACATCCTCAATCTTTCAGTAAACTCTTTAAACAAAAGACGAATCAGTCTCCGGGAGAATTTAGAAAACTGTTCAATTAG
- the rimM gene encoding ribosome maturation factor RimM (Essential for efficient processing of 16S rRNA) translates to MRKEDCYFLGKITRRHGLAGNVILKLDTDQPELYNKLESIFVEINGLLVPFFIEKSSWSKLDALNLAFKNSSESMVDQVLGKSVYLPLTSLPKLSGKQFYYHEIIGFEIFDQNDSNCGVIRSVNDQTAQVYFITNLDGKEVVIPMIKDWILEVDREERTIKMELPEGLIDVFLIPSKKDE, encoded by the coding sequence ATGCGTAAAGAAGATTGCTATTTTTTAGGTAAAATCACACGCAGACATGGACTTGCGGGTAACGTAATCCTTAAATTGGATACCGATCAACCCGAGCTTTACAATAAATTGGAATCAATATTCGTTGAAATCAACGGATTATTGGTTCCATTTTTTATTGAAAAATCATCATGGAGCAAACTGGATGCTCTGAATCTTGCATTCAAAAACTCTTCTGAGTCTATGGTGGATCAGGTGTTAGGTAAAAGTGTTTACCTTCCGCTTACTTCACTGCCTAAACTTTCAGGAAAACAATTCTATTACCACGAGATCATCGGATTTGAAATTTTTGATCAAAATGATAGCAACTGTGGGGTGATCAGATCCGTAAACGATCAGACAGCACAGGTATATTTCATTACCAATCTGGATGGAAAAGAAGTGGTCATTCCTATGATCAAAGACTGGATTCTTGAAGTTGACAGAGAAGAAAGAACCATCAAAATGGAACTTCCTGAAGGTCTTATTGATGTTTTTCTTATTCCTTCAAAGAAAGACGAATAA
- a CDS encoding SDR family oxidoreductase translates to METKKVWFVTGASKGLGFELVKKLLSEGFQVAATSRTVESLISTIGETSVNFLPLSVNITDNNDIKSAIEKTVEHFGRIDVVVNNAGYGQIGTLEELTDEEARENYAVNVFGTLNVIRNAMPYLREQRSGNIFNISSVGGYSANFPGWGIYCSTKFAVAGFTEALAEEVKDFGVHATVVYPGYFRTDFLTKDSVKTPSNPIQAYEAARNSEQAHLNEINGNQPNDPEKAADVLIQISKEKNPPVHLLLGVGTVEFLHNKIDILKKDAEKWESLTVSTAI, encoded by the coding sequence ATGGAAACAAAAAAAGTATGGTTCGTGACAGGAGCTTCAAAAGGCTTAGGATTCGAGTTGGTAAAAAAATTACTATCCGAGGGATTTCAGGTTGCTGCCACAAGCCGTACCGTTGAATCCCTGATCTCCACTATCGGAGAAACATCAGTAAACTTCCTTCCACTTAGCGTCAACATTACAGACAATAATGATATAAAATCTGCCATTGAAAAAACGGTTGAACACTTCGGACGAATTGATGTGGTTGTCAACAATGCGGGATATGGACAAATCGGAACGCTGGAAGAACTTACCGATGAAGAAGCAAGAGAAAATTATGCTGTGAATGTTTTCGGAACATTGAATGTGATCAGAAATGCTATGCCTTACCTTCGTGAACAAAGATCAGGGAACATCTTCAATATTTCTTCTGTTGGCGGATATTCTGCTAATTTTCCGGGCTGGGGAATTTACTGTTCTACAAAATTTGCAGTGGCCGGATTTACGGAAGCACTGGCCGAAGAAGTAAAAGACTTCGGAGTTCATGCTACTGTGGTTTATCCCGGATATTTCCGTACCGATTTTTTAACTAAAGATTCTGTAAAAACGCCTTCAAATCCTATTCAGGCTTACGAAGCGGCAAGAAATTCTGAACAGGCACATCTCAATGAAATCAACGGAAACCAACCCAATGATCCTGAAAAAGCAGCTGATGTTCTCATCCAGATCAGTAAAGAGAAAAATCCTCCTGTACATTTATTATTGGGGGTAGGAACGGTGGAGTTTCTCCATAATAAAATTGATATTTTAAAGAAAGATGCTGAGAAATGGGAAAGTTTAACTGTTTCTACTGCCATTTAA
- a CDS encoding serine hydrolase domain-containing protein — protein sequence MKPVLLLILIFTFYLYHGQNKNIVNPEKTENPIQKKYTGKIIFLTQNIALENLKDSDILNSTVFHENGDLAIHAFFDNSLVNYLHQLEPNWTAEELLKKGNYQFSFYVDGKLIYTENLNTGAGTAENKKVKTTLRIPLISSKNEDSWGRYLWMRFYMAHNGIDALASGNHLLKIEIRPYLHVSTIKTGPVIAEGHINLTVPSQNITEQQIVIQPIPPHSGWKISHEKMNTEIIKSLNRKIAENRFKNITGIVIIKDGKLLLEEYFNGSGRDSLQDTRSVGKSFSSALTGIAIKEGYLKSEDQNLKEFYNLNQFKNDSSQKENVTLKSLLTMSSGFDGNDENYESPGNEENMYPTENWVKFTLDLPMTENSIGKNWSYFTAGVVLTGDILDKTVPQGLKNYADKKLFHPLGITNYKWQFTPQQKPSLAGGLRMKALDFAKFGQLYKNNGIWNGKTILTQDWIKKSFTNYFTDNPDFEGYGYLFWRKVYTVGNNSYEAFQSSGNGGNKIIIFTQIPVVIVITAQAYNKPYAHQQSEKIVQDYLLPALKMSNE from the coding sequence ATGAAACCTGTTCTATTATTGATCCTTATTTTTACATTTTATCTTTATCACGGACAAAATAAAAACATAGTCAATCCAGAGAAAACTGAGAATCCCATTCAAAAAAAATATACCGGAAAAATTATTTTTCTTACTCAAAATATTGCCCTGGAAAATCTGAAAGATTCGGATATTCTTAATTCTACAGTATTTCATGAAAACGGAGATCTTGCCATTCATGCTTTCTTTGATAACTCTCTTGTCAACTATCTGCATCAGCTTGAACCCAACTGGACAGCGGAAGAACTTCTCAAAAAAGGAAATTATCAGTTCTCATTTTATGTGGACGGAAAGCTGATTTATACAGAAAATCTCAATACAGGAGCAGGTACAGCAGAAAATAAAAAAGTCAAAACGACATTGCGAATTCCTCTTATCAGCAGTAAAAATGAAGATTCATGGGGAAGGTATTTATGGATGCGTTTTTATATGGCACATAATGGAATTGATGCTTTGGCATCAGGAAATCACCTCTTAAAAATCGAAATACGTCCTTATCTCCATGTTTCCACAATCAAAACAGGGCCTGTTATTGCAGAAGGGCACATCAACCTTACTGTTCCTTCTCAAAATATTACGGAGCAGCAGATTGTCATTCAGCCTATACCACCCCATAGCGGATGGAAGATTTCTCATGAGAAAATGAATACAGAGATCATCAAATCTCTGAACAGGAAAATTGCAGAAAACAGGTTTAAAAATATAACCGGAATTGTCATTATAAAAGACGGAAAATTACTTCTTGAAGAATATTTCAACGGTTCCGGAAGAGATTCTCTGCAGGACACCCGCTCAGTAGGAAAATCATTTTCTTCGGCATTGACAGGAATTGCGATCAAAGAAGGATATTTAAAAAGTGAAGATCAAAATCTGAAGGAATTTTATAACCTGAATCAGTTTAAAAACGATTCTTCTCAAAAAGAAAATGTTACCCTAAAAAGTTTATTGACCATGAGTTCCGGATTTGATGGAAATGATGAAAATTATGAATCTCCAGGAAATGAAGAAAATATGTATCCGACTGAGAACTGGGTAAAGTTTACTCTGGATCTGCCGATGACTGAGAATTCAATAGGAAAAAACTGGAGTTATTTCACAGCCGGGGTTGTGTTAACCGGAGATATTTTAGATAAAACAGTTCCACAAGGTCTGAAAAACTATGCAGATAAAAAACTATTTCATCCTCTTGGAATTACGAATTACAAATGGCAGTTTACCCCACAGCAAAAACCTTCTCTGGCCGGAGGATTACGCATGAAAGCTCTTGATTTTGCAAAATTCGGGCAGCTGTATAAAAATAACGGAATCTGGAATGGGAAAACGATTTTGACCCAAGACTGGATTAAGAAATCTTTCACCAATTACTTCACAGATAACCCTGATTTTGAAGGATATGGATATTTATTCTGGAGAAAAGTTTATACAGTAGGAAACAATAGTTATGAAGCTTTCCAGTCTAGTGGAAATGGAGGAAACAAAATCATTATTTTCACCCAAATACCAGTTGTCATAGTGATTACTGCACAAGCCTATAATAAACCCTATGCCCACCAGCAATCTGAAAAAATAGTACAGGATTATCTTTTACCCGCATTAAAAATGAGTAATGAGTAA
- a CDS encoding helix-turn-helix domain-containing protein, with protein MNTLRNGEYFGETNQRVNLEGLTITDTEYTHPYVDWHYHENAYFTFLLQGNMTEGNKKETYSCSAGTLLYHHWEDPHYNSKPDVFTRGFHIELSQSWFDRFDIQKNKVEGSINIKNPALKLLVYQMFKETKTYDISFELAVNQLLVNLFSQLTHQKESSERKPVWVSRINEILHESFTENLSLTELSNILDIHPIHISRDFHKYFHCNLGEYLRKLKLNKSLELLALPHTLTDVALECGFSDQSHFIRCFKENIGITPLKYRNLLKNH; from the coding sequence ATGAATACGCTTCGTAACGGCGAATATTTTGGGGAAACCAATCAACGGGTTAATTTAGAAGGATTAACCATCACTGATACGGAATATACACATCCTTACGTAGACTGGCATTATCATGAGAATGCTTACTTTACCTTCCTGCTTCAGGGCAATATGACGGAAGGAAATAAAAAAGAAACTTACAGCTGTTCTGCCGGAACATTATTGTACCATCATTGGGAAGATCCGCATTACAATAGTAAACCTGATGTTTTTACAAGAGGTTTTCATATCGAGCTCTCCCAAAGCTGGTTTGACCGTTTTGATATTCAGAAAAATAAAGTGGAAGGCAGCATTAATATAAAAAATCCGGCCTTAAAACTATTGGTGTATCAGATGTTCAAAGAAACCAAAACTTACGATATTTCTTTTGAACTGGCTGTTAATCAGCTGTTAGTAAACCTTTTCAGCCAGTTAACCCATCAGAAGGAAAGCTCGGAAAGAAAACCCGTGTGGGTAAGTCGGATTAATGAAATTTTACATGAAAGCTTTACAGAAAACCTCAGTCTCACTGAACTTTCCAATATACTGGACATTCACCCTATTCATATCAGCAGGGATTTCCACAAATATTTCCATTGTAATCTTGGCGAATACCTAAGAAAATTAAAACTTAATAAATCTCTGGAACTTCTTGCGCTACCTCATACTTTAACAGATGTTGCTCTGGAATGCGGTTTTTCAGACCAGAGTCATTTTATCCGGTGTTTTAAGGAAAATATTGGAATTACCCCTTTGAAATACAGGAATCTTTTGAAAAATCATTGA
- a CDS encoding 30S ribosomal protein S16: protein MSVKIRLQRHGKKGKPFFHIVVADSRARRDGRFIEKLGTYNPITNPATIELNVDSAVQWLNNGAQPTDTARAILSYKGALYKKHLQGGVAKGAFDEAEAEKRFNAWVEAKDSKVQGKVEGLATAKADAKKAALEAEVKVNEARIAAAAQAEADAKAAEEAANAPAEEVVAEATEGEAPAAETEENTEA, encoded by the coding sequence ATGTCAGTAAAAATCAGATTACAAAGACACGGTAAAAAAGGAAAACCTTTTTTCCACATCGTGGTTGCAGATTCTAGAGCTAGAAGAGATGGTAGATTCATCGAAAAACTAGGAACTTACAACCCAATTACTAATCCAGCAACTATCGAATTGAACGTTGATTCTGCTGTACAGTGGTTAAACAACGGTGCTCAGCCTACTGATACTGCTAGAGCTATTCTATCTTACAAAGGTGCTCTTTACAAAAAACACTTACAAGGTGGTGTAGCTAAAGGTGCTTTTGACGAAGCTGAAGCTGAAAAAAGATTCAATGCTTGGGTAGAAGCTAAAGATTCTAAAGTACAAGGTAAAGTAGAAGGTTTAGCAACTGCTAAAGCTGACGCTAAGAAAGCTGCTTTAGAAGCTGAAGTAAAAGTAAACGAAGCTAGAATTGCTGCTGCTGCACAAGCTGAAGCTGATGCTAAAGCTGCTGAAGAAGCTGCAAACGCACCTGCTGAAGAAGTTGTTGCTGAAGCTACAGAAGGAGAAGCTCCTGCTGCTGAAACTGAAGAAAACACTGAAGCTTAA